From Candidatus Doudnabacteria bacterium, a single genomic window includes:
- a CDS encoding fibronectin type III domain-containing protein, with protein sequence MPANPGDCVITNTANCTVNSNCAGLPACYSQSSYYSQSAYYAQSAYYSQSAYYSQASYGGGYSQAAYYAQSAYYSQAAYAGYSEASYYSQAAYYAQASYVSAPTAPSGVAVDNGTCGQLTVTWTDNSNNETGFTIWRSTTSGSGYGQVGSVGPNITSFPDTPPTPDMTYYYVVQSVNAGGSTQSVLEASAYDNPCVANLSGTAKVLTQINGAAYSSSTSINAGDVLTYQITIINSGNAPADITFICDTVSSNLTNLRNLTVTGTGSSGSGSAIVSNGGCGAGSYKFNVTGAKQPSPPDPGNWIITYDATVTPASADIQEVVTNSFVIHYNNNGAKTFAGSSPSILINASAGQAPNFHEVTP encoded by the coding sequence ATGCCGGCCAATCCAGGTGACTGCGTCATAACCAACACTGCAAATTGCACGGTAAACTCTAACTGCGCTGGTCTTCCTGCCTGCTACTCTCAATCCTCCTACTATTCCCAATCAGCTTACTACGCCCAATCAGCATATTACTCCCAATCAGCATACTATTCTCAAGCGTCATATGGCGGCGGTTATTCCCAAGCAGCTTACTACGCCCAGTCTGCATACTATTCTCAGGCAGCCTATGCGGGTTACTCTGAAGCATCCTACTATTCCCAAGCAGCCTACTATGCCCAGGCATCGTATGTCTCTGCTCCAACCGCTCCTTCAGGCGTGGCTGTGGACAATGGCACTTGCGGCCAATTGACCGTGACCTGGACTGATAATTCCAACAATGAGACCGGTTTTACAATATGGAGATCAACCACATCAGGCTCAGGGTATGGCCAGGTCGGCAGCGTAGGCCCTAATATTACGTCATTCCCAGACACCCCTCCTACCCCAGATATGACCTATTATTATGTGGTCCAGTCGGTCAATGCCGGAGGAAGCACCCAGTCAGTATTAGAAGCAAGCGCTTACGACAACCCGTGTGTTGCCAATTTATCCGGGACCGCCAAGGTCTTAACCCAGATCAACGGCGCAGCCTATTCTTCAAGCACTTCCATCAACGCCGGGGACGTGCTGACATACCAGATCACGATCATCAATTCCGGCAATGCCCCTGCTGATATCACTTTCATCTGCGACACCGTCTCTTCCAACCTGACCAATCTTCGGAACCTGACGGTTACAGGAACCGGCTCTTCGGGTTCAGGTTCTGCCATAGTATCCAACGGCGGCTGCGGAGCAGGCAGCTACAAGTTCAACGTTACAGGAGCCAAACAGCCCTCTCCTCCTGACCCAGGCAACTGGATAATTACCTATGATGCCACAGTCACCCCGGCCAGTGCTGATATCCAGGAAGTGGTGACCAACAGCTTTGTCATCCATTACAACAACAACGGAGCTAAAACCTTTGCAGGCTCCTCCCCGAGCATCCTCATCAATGCCTCAGCAGGCCAGGCCCCGAACTTCCATGAAGTGACGCCGTAG